A single Anabas testudineus chromosome 10, fAnaTes1.2, whole genome shotgun sequence DNA region contains:
- the LOC113160985 gene encoding odorant receptor 131-2-like, whose product MSDVNESLTNVTSQQQYRGLLERAMFSTLTSVPCCVFLFINGTMLLTLRSKAVFRDTCRYILLYNLLFADTVQMALSQVLYVIAACRIRLTYPMCGVLTMFASLTNDISPLTLVAMSLERYVAVCHPLRHATVVTIRRTGVAIVVVWAFSSLNVLTRVLLLLQFPFEDLKSLLMKEFCSDVAMLLGSVSNDYTTVYTCVLFLSAGVVVTSSYIGVMVAARSASTDKASVWKARNTLLLHLIQLGLSLSSTIYNPMLTALSKIVATIAFVRVSIVLYVCLCIFPRCLSSLIYGVRDQTVRPVLMYHLHCPQVSP is encoded by the coding sequence atgtcagatgtgAATGAGTCGCTGACTAACGTCACCAGTCAACAGCAATATCGAGGGTTACTAGAAAGAGCGATGTTCTCTACTCTGACCTCGGTGCcgtgctgtgtgtttctgttcatcaaTGGAACCATGTTGTTGACCTTAAGGAGTAAAGCAGTGTTTCGTGACACCTGTCGTTACATTCTTCTGTATAACCTCCTTTTTGCAGACACTGTACAGATGGCTCTGAGCCAGGTGTTGTATGTAATCGCTGCGTGTAGAATAAGGCTGACGTATCCTATGTGTGGTGTTCTCACTATGTTTGCCAGTCTCACAAATGACATCTCCCCTCTCACGCTGGTGGCGATGTCTCTGGAGAGATATGTAGCTGTGTGCCACCCACTGAGGCACGCCACCGTCGTCACCATCAGAAGGACAGGAGTGGCCATCGTTGTAGTTTGGGCCTTCAGTTCACTGAACGTTCTCACTCGAGTTCTGCTGCTCTTACAGTTTCCTTTTGAAGACCTAAAGAGCCTGCTAATGAAGGAGTTCTGCTCTGATGTAGCTATGCTTCTTGGATCTGTGTCTAATGACTATACTACAGTCTACACTTGTGTTCTGTTCCTATCAGCCGGTGTGGTAGTCACTTCCTCCTATATTGGTGTGATGGTAGCAGCCAGGTCGGCCTCCACAGACAAAGCTTCAGTTTGGAAGGCTCgtaacacactgctgctgcatctAATACAGCTGGGCCTCAGTCTCTCCTCCACCATTTACAACCCGATGCTTACAGCTCTTTCCAAAATTGTAGCAACAATAGCATTTGTTCGTGTCAGCATAGTTTTGtacgtgtgtttgtgcatcttcCCCAGATGCTTGAGTTCTCTCATCTATGGTGTCAGAGACCAGACGGTTCGACCTGTGCTCATGTATCATCTCCACTGTCCACAGGTCTCACCTTGA